A window of the Isosphaera pallida ATCC 43644 genome harbors these coding sequences:
- a CDS encoding tetratricopeptide repeat protein, with the protein MLAVVALALGGGGVWWVLGESGGDIGATRLRQIEQARRLLEAGRPDQALNQVADIRDDGPGAAEAMRIAGQALIALEDYGGARNALERSVILNPNQPQVFQLLAALALGASDAQRGADYLERAAQLDPNQPRTWRALGIVRHQLGESAASVDAYQKALALAPDDWAVRVNLIAGLLDLTRLDEASQALAQAEMLRPGDSMILGLRARLALAEGKLDEALTLADQCLQADPKNLDALSTRARLAIQHDDPHTAKALYQRLLEIDSENLGALQALAAAARAAGDAETARDAAQRHRDVTNRRRAMDDLVQQIAQNPDDPRPRHQLGLLAVEANQTTLAVDSFQAALMVDPKFEPAREQLRQLARRFPNQAPSGLLDRLGTNATPIIARPPATESETQPIPLDP; encoded by the coding sequence ATGTTGGCCGTCGTGGCACTGGCGTTGGGCGGTGGGGGGGTATGGTGGGTTCTCGGCGAATCGGGCGGCGACATCGGTGCGACACGCCTGCGTCAAATTGAACAAGCGCGACGTTTGCTCGAAGCTGGGCGGCCCGACCAAGCGCTGAACCAGGTCGCCGACATCCGCGACGACGGACCGGGAGCCGCTGAGGCGATGCGGATCGCTGGTCAGGCCCTCATCGCGTTGGAGGATTACGGCGGAGCGCGTAACGCTCTGGAGCGGTCGGTGATCCTCAATCCCAACCAACCCCAGGTGTTTCAATTGCTGGCGGCGCTCGCCCTGGGTGCCTCCGACGCCCAACGCGGAGCCGACTATTTGGAACGTGCGGCTCAACTCGACCCCAACCAGCCGCGAACCTGGCGCGCCCTGGGGATCGTGCGTCACCAACTGGGCGAAAGCGCTGCCTCGGTAGACGCCTACCAAAAAGCCCTGGCGCTTGCCCCCGACGACTGGGCGGTGCGGGTCAACCTGATCGCCGGTCTGCTCGACCTAACCCGTCTGGACGAGGCGTCCCAAGCGCTCGCCCAGGCCGAGATGCTGAGGCCGGGCGACTCCATGATTCTCGGTCTACGCGCGCGTCTGGCCCTGGCCGAAGGCAAACTCGACGAAGCCCTGACTCTGGCCGACCAGTGCCTCCAGGCCGACCCCAAGAACCTCGACGCCCTCTCCACCCGCGCCCGGCTGGCAATCCAACACGACGATCCCCACACCGCCAAGGCGCTTTACCAACGTCTGTTGGAAATCGACTCGGAAAACCTCGGCGCGCTGCAAGCCCTGGCCGCCGCGGCGCGGGCCGCAGGCGACGCCGAGACCGCCCGCGACGCCGCTCAACGTCACCGCGACGTGACCAACCGCCGCCGCGCTATGGACGACTTGGTACAGCAAATCGCTCAAAACCCTGACGACCCGCGGCCCCGTCACCAACTCGGCCTGCTCGCTGTCGAAGCCAACCAAACCACCCTGGCGGTCGATTCGTTCCAGGCGGCCCTGATGGTCGATCCCAAGTTCGAACCCGCCCGCGAACAACTCCGCCAACTGGCGCGTCGCTTCCCCAACCAGGCCCCCTCCGGTCTGCTTGACCGTTTGGGCACCAACGCCACTCCCATCATCGCCCGCCCCCCCGCCACCGAGTCGGAAACCCAACCAATCCCGCTCGACCCCTGA